From a region of the Planctomycetota bacterium genome:
- a CDS encoding HEAT repeat domain-containing protein, with protein MNRTEVSPLLRRAALAVALAMPVAYAAPAFAQDGPAMAEPSEELAQGVEDFFHFGKLGRYDLAVAKGTAVLDMGGEPAAVLKAFRDAAAARGDQLDQWLAVWQGVDDAEMVDVTSRLVEVINEGRQAVASDPAEIRRQIERLAVNEFGYRNGLQNLRTSGELAVPLMLQYLGDPDRSEFHNPIRRALRDMGRLVLNPLVAATQTDDANLLTDVVSALGDIGYGDAAPYLKAVAESDAAPSAKEAANEALAELGVSGSAGDLFYQLAERLYYDRSSITADSRYPEAFVWSYTDNRLSAERVPPVIFNEIMAMRASASALEAGKSMDDALSLWIAANYKRAAELGDGTDASRPADDPGVQYYGVTAGSKYTSRALARALADKKPAVALSAIESLQSTLGDTALSGSAESAPLIDAMSYPDRRVRFEAAMALAGALPSSDFENSSQVVPLLGEALSQTGQPQLVVLGPNRDMVNAMAEDLRGQGYQVAGVTSASEAVQTAQGLAAVDAVLAVDDVNIPAGEIDRLLTFLNASDKTAGSARIILANPQSSYAADAEDNPLMTTTTAEGGAGLAAAIEEGRAAAGSLPLDEQLATEYSLRAGELLKDISESQSNVFNLAPAKGPLLDALDDEREAVVLLAADVLGGLDDADAQLALASSAGETGADADVRSGLYEALAKNARNFGNKLSGDAVNALRGTVVSEPNLEVRTAAAKAYGALNLPAEQAKQIIIGQ; from the coding sequence ATGAATCGAACCGAAGTATCCCCGTTGTTGCGTCGTGCCGCCCTTGCCGTGGCCCTTGCCATGCCCGTTGCTTACGCCGCGCCCGCCTTCGCGCAGGACGGTCCGGCCATGGCCGAGCCCAGCGAAGAACTCGCTCAGGGCGTCGAAGACTTCTTCCACTTCGGCAAGCTCGGCCGCTACGACCTTGCCGTCGCCAAGGGCACCGCAGTTCTCGACATGGGCGGTGAGCCGGCGGCCGTGCTCAAGGCTTTCCGCGATGCCGCCGCCGCTCGTGGCGATCAGCTCGACCAGTGGCTTGCCGTCTGGCAGGGCGTCGACGATGCGGAGATGGTCGACGTGACCAGCCGACTTGTCGAGGTCATCAACGAAGGCCGGCAGGCGGTCGCTTCCGATCCGGCCGAGATTCGTCGGCAGATCGAGCGGCTCGCCGTCAACGAGTTCGGTTACCGCAACGGCCTGCAGAACCTGCGGACCTCCGGCGAGCTCGCGGTGCCGCTGATGCTCCAGTACCTCGGCGATCCTGACCGCAGCGAGTTTCACAATCCGATCCGCCGTGCGTTGCGTGACATGGGTCGGCTCGTGCTCAACCCGCTGGTCGCCGCGACGCAGACCGATGATGCGAACCTTCTGACTGATGTCGTGAGTGCGTTGGGTGACATCGGCTACGGCGACGCCGCGCCGTATCTCAAAGCGGTGGCCGAATCCGACGCCGCCCCCTCGGCCAAGGAAGCCGCCAACGAAGCCCTCGCCGAGCTCGGCGTGTCCGGCTCGGCCGGCGATCTCTTCTACCAACTCGCCGAGCGGCTCTACTACGACCGTTCCAGCATCACCGCCGACAGCCGTTACCCCGAGGCGTTTGTCTGGAGTTACACCGACAACCGTTTGTCGGCTGAGCGCGTGCCGCCGGTGATCTTCAACGAGATCATGGCGATGCGTGCTTCGGCGTCGGCACTCGAAGCCGGTAAGTCCATGGACGACGCGCTCTCGTTGTGGATCGCGGCGAACTACAAGCGGGCCGCCGAACTCGGTGACGGCACCGACGCCTCCCGCCCGGCCGATGATCCCGGCGTCCAGTACTACGGCGTCACCGCTGGCTCGAAGTACACCAGCCGGGCACTCGCCCGTGCGTTGGCCGACAAGAAACCGGCGGTCGCGCTGTCCGCGATCGAGTCGCTCCAGTCGACGCTCGGCGACACGGCATTGTCCGGCTCGGCCGAATCGGCCCCGCTGATCGATGCGATGAGCTACCCCGACCGCCGTGTTCGCTTCGAAGCCGCCATGGCACTTGCGGGCGCGCTTCCGAGCAGCGATTTCGAGAACAGTTCACAGGTCGTTCCGCTCCTGGGCGAAGCGTTGAGCCAGACGGGCCAGCCCCAGTTGGTGGTACTCGGCCCCAATCGTGACATGGTCAACGCGATGGCCGAGGACTTGCGTGGTCAGGGCTATCAGGTTGCCGGCGTGACCAGCGCGAGCGAAGCGGTGCAAACGGCGCAGGGCCTCGCGGCCGTGGATGCCGTGCTGGCCGTGGATGACGTCAACATTCCGGCTGGCGAGATCGACCGCCTGCTGACCTTCCTCAACGCCAGCGACAAGACTGCCGGCAGTGCCCGCATCATCCTCGCCAATCCGCAGTCGAGCTACGCGGCCGATGCCGAGGACAACCCGCTGATGACAACGACGACCGCCGAGGGCGGAGCAGGCCTCGCGGCGGCGATCGAGGAAGGCCGCGCCGCAGCCGGCTCGTTGCCGCTCGACGAGCAACTGGCCACCGAGTACAGCCTCCGCGCCGGCGAACTGCTCAAGGACATCTCTGAATCGCAATCGAACGTCTTCAACCTCGCCCCGGCCAAGGGGCCACTGCTCGACGCGCTTGATGACGAGCGTGAGGCCGTCGTGCTGCTCGCCGCGGATGTGCTCGGTGGCCTCGACGACGCCGACGCGCAACTCGCCCTCGCCAGCAGTGCCGGCGAGACCGGCGCGGACGCGGACGTTCGGTCAGGCCTCTACGAAGCACTGGCCAAGAATGCCCGCAACTTCGGCAACAAGCTCAGCGGTGACGCCGTCAACGCCCTGCGTGGTACGGTCGTTTCCGAGCCCAACCTCGAAGTTCGCACCGCGGCCGCGAAGGCGTACGGTGCCCTGAACCTGCCGGCCGAACAAGCCAAACAGATCATCATCGGGCAGTAA
- a CDS encoding TerC family protein, whose product MFELLAASETVAGSYELFSTAALVSLLTLTLLEVVLGIDNVVFIAILTGKLPESQRKKAWYIGLGLAMLMRIALLFAATWVLSLDKTALFTIPMPEFLADVFGKLFNGAADTAHATPHGPLGITGKELILFLGGAFLVGKASFEIHDKLEGHAHGPSAGKAVASFGAIIVQILLLDAVFSVDSVITAVGIAQHIEVMVIAVVIAVIVMITFAQPISRFVEKHPSMKLLALAFLILIGVMLLVEAFEVHVPKGYIYFAMAFAFTLEMLNIRIRGKKGKAVTLHQSYVESDSPDGYGDIANPNQLRLFTKGE is encoded by the coding sequence GTGTTCGAACTGCTTGCCGCCTCGGAAACCGTTGCCGGGTCCTACGAGCTTTTTTCCACCGCCGCGCTGGTGTCGCTGCTGACACTGACGTTGCTGGAAGTCGTGCTCGGGATCGACAACGTCGTGTTCATCGCAATCCTCACCGGCAAGCTGCCCGAGAGCCAGCGAAAGAAGGCGTGGTACATCGGGCTCGGTCTCGCGATGCTCATGCGGATCGCGTTGCTGTTCGCTGCGACATGGGTGCTGTCGCTCGACAAGACCGCGCTGTTCACGATCCCGATGCCGGAGTTTCTGGCCGATGTGTTCGGCAAGCTCTTCAACGGCGCAGCCGACACGGCTCACGCAACGCCGCACGGACCGCTTGGGATCACCGGCAAGGAGCTGATCCTGTTCCTCGGCGGCGCGTTCCTCGTCGGCAAGGCGTCGTTCGAGATTCACGATAAACTCGAAGGCCATGCCCACGGTCCGTCGGCCGGCAAGGCCGTGGCGAGCTTCGGTGCGATCATCGTTCAAATCCTCTTGCTCGACGCGGTGTTCAGCGTCGACAGTGTCATCACCGCCGTCGGTATCGCGCAGCATATCGAGGTCATGGTCATCGCCGTCGTCATCGCGGTGATCGTCATGATCACGTTCGCGCAGCCGATCAGCCGATTCGTCGAGAAGCATCCATCGATGAAGCTACTCGCTCTGGCGTTCTTGATTCTCATCGGCGTGATGCTGTTGGTCGAGGCGTTCGAGGTGCATGTGCCCAAGGGCTACATTTACTTCGCAATGGCGTTCGCCTTCACGCTGGAGATGCTCAACATCCGCATCCGCGGCAAGAAGGGCAAAGCGGTCACGCTGCACCAAAGCTACGTCGAGAGCGATTCGCCCGACGGATACGGCGATATCGCCAACCCGAATCAGTTGCGACTGTTCACCAAGGGCGAGTAG